A genomic segment from Deinococcus cellulosilyticus NBRC 106333 = KACC 11606 encodes:
- a CDS encoding single-stranded DNA-binding protein — MTAVPRNKTQNYATPYPQEHTEPMIELHLTGILGTKITVHVKDEDEMLRVMRQYGRRGWTSGEIPAGGLILPLSMADTFDWSLIGAREFTNSEGEKSVYHKGQVYKRRELEEVDTKKLKLPRIVKYSRGARPTDPEHLKEGEESVRYVTLITFRGNGRALEAFQNPEKVAEQQQNQNP, encoded by the coding sequence ATGACAGCAGTGCCTAGAAACAAGACGCAGAATTATGCCACACCCTACCCCCAGGAGCATACTGAACCCATGATTGAACTGCACCTTACAGGCATTCTGGGAACCAAGATCACTGTCCACGTGAAAGACGAAGATGAAATGCTCCGCGTCATGCGCCAGTATGGCCGCCGGGGCTGGACCAGTGGTGAGATCCCCGCAGGCGGGCTGATTCTTCCCCTGTCCATGGCCGACACCTTCGACTGGTCCCTGATCGGTGCACGCGAGTTCACCAATTCTGAGGGCGAGAAGAGCGTCTACCACAAAGGCCAAGTCTACAAGCGCCGTGAACTCGAAGAGGTGGACACCAAAAAGCTCAAGCTCCCCAGAATTGTGAAATACTCTCGCGGAGCCCGTCCCACCGACCCCGAGCACCTCAAAGAAGGCGAAGAGTCCGTGCGTTATGTCACCCTCATCACCTTCAGAGGCAATGGTCGTGCTCTGGAAGCCTTCCAGAACCCCGAAAAAGTTGCCGAACAGCAACAGAACCAGAACCCGTAA
- the lipA gene encoding lipoyl synthase, with protein sequence MSEPRYIKNGIYRKNAEPVREKKPEWLKVRMPSGDIYQHTKGIVKDHKLHTVCEEAMCPNIGECWSRGTATFMLMGHICTRACRFCAVDTGNPQGKLDVMEPYNVAESVKLMSLKYVVLTSVDRDDLPDGGAYHFARTVEQIIKMNPQTKVETLTPDFQGNLKCVEMILDSGVHVYAQNMETVERLTHPVRDIRASYRQTLKVLAHAKQYRPDVYTKTSIMLGLGETLEEVVQAMKDCRDAGVDIITFGQYLRPTRHHLPVEKYWTPQEFDEVQKIGMELGFLEVVSGPLVRSSYKAEQVFMNDGPTQDIPEHLAHLKETPNLI encoded by the coding sequence ATGAGCGAACCCCGGTACATCAAGAACGGCATTTATCGCAAGAATGCCGAACCCGTCAGAGAGAAGAAACCCGAATGGCTGAAGGTCCGCATGCCCAGTGGGGACATCTACCAGCACACCAAGGGCATTGTGAAGGACCACAAGCTGCACACGGTGTGCGAGGAAGCCATGTGCCCCAACATCGGGGAATGCTGGTCCAGAGGCACCGCAACCTTCATGCTGATGGGTCACATCTGCACCCGCGCCTGCCGTTTCTGCGCCGTGGACACCGGCAACCCGCAGGGCAAGCTGGATGTGATGGAGCCTTACAATGTCGCAGAGTCCGTCAAGCTGATGAGCCTCAAATACGTGGTGCTGACCAGCGTGGACCGGGACGATCTGCCTGATGGGGGCGCTTACCACTTTGCCCGCACCGTCGAGCAGATCATCAAGATGAATCCCCAGACCAAGGTGGAAACCCTGACTCCGGACTTTCAGGGCAACCTGAAATGCGTCGAGATGATTCTGGATTCTGGCGTGCACGTGTACGCCCAGAACATGGAAACCGTGGAACGCCTGACTCACCCGGTCCGGGACATCCGCGCCAGTTACCGTCAGACCCTGAAAGTGCTGGCCCACGCCAAACAGTACCGTCCTGATGTGTACACCAAGACCAGCATCATGCTGGGCCTCGGTGAAACCCTCGAAGAAGTCGTGCAGGCCATGAAAGACTGCCGTGACGCCGGAGTGGACATCATCACCTTCGGACAGTACCTGCGCCCCACCCGCCACCACCTGCCTGTTGAGAAATACTGGACCCCCCAGGAGTTTGATGAGGTGCAGAAGATCGGCATGGAACTCGGTTTCCTGGAAGTGGTGTCCGGTCCTCTGGTGCGCAGCAGTTACAAGGCCGAGCAGGTGTTCATGAATGATGGCCCCACCCAGGACATCCCCGAGCACCTCGCCCACCTGAAAGAAACCCCAAACCTGATTTAA
- a CDS encoding ABC transporter permease, which yields MHTFSVYLRLIHGLVRSQMQYRVSFVMDLIATTFYTVVEFASLVLILTRIRTLGSWSIPEITLLYGLAELSFALMDLVFAGFDPAIFGAFIRQGSLDQLMLRPVSLTAQVMGSDFGLRRLGKCLMGLGILLYGVWASGIDWTPEKALFLVLVLVGMVLFFAGLFMIGSTITFWTVDSVEAMNLLTYGGRAMIQYPMSIYQDWLRRIFTFVVPAIFLNYYPVLYLLNKPDPFGMPTWIHWLSPVVGSGTFLLAVLFWRYGIRHYQSTGT from the coding sequence ATGCACACCTTCTCTGTTTACCTGCGCCTGATTCATGGCCTGGTGCGCAGCCAGATGCAGTACAGGGTGTCTTTCGTGATGGACCTGATCGCCACCACGTTCTACACGGTGGTGGAGTTTGCCTCTCTGGTGCTGATCCTCACCAGGATTCGCACGCTGGGAAGCTGGAGCATTCCCGAGATCACCCTGCTGTACGGTCTGGCAGAGTTGTCCTTTGCCCTGATGGATCTGGTTTTCGCAGGGTTTGATCCTGCCATTTTTGGAGCATTCATCCGGCAGGGGAGCCTGGACCAGCTCATGCTGCGCCCGGTGAGCCTCACTGCGCAGGTGATGGGTTCGGATTTTGGCCTGAGGCGTCTCGGGAAGTGCCTGATGGGTCTGGGCATCCTGCTTTATGGGGTGTGGGCTTCGGGAATCGACTGGACGCCCGAAAAAGCCCTCTTCCTGGTGCTGGTGCTGGTCGGGATGGTGTTGTTCTTTGCGGGGCTTTTCATGATTGGCTCGACCATCACCTTCTGGACGGTGGATTCCGTGGAGGCCATGAACCTGCTGACCTACGGGGGCCGCGCCATGATCCAGTACCCGATGAGCATTTATCAGGACTGGCTGCGCAGGATCTTCACTTTTGTGGTTCCGGCCATCTTCCTGAATTACTACCCGGTGCTGTACCTGCTGAACAAACCAGATCCATTCGGCATGCCCACCTGGATTCACTGGCTCTCGCCTGTGGTGGGTTCAGGCACTTTTCTGCTGGCGGTGCTGTTCTGGCGTTACGGCATCCGGCACTACCAGAGCACAGGCACCTGA
- a CDS encoding ABC transporter ATP-binding protein: protein MIEVENLSKHFHIRKHHKGAFAGWKNFFTRESTLLRAVDGISFSIQRGETVGYLGPNGAGKSTTIKMLSGLLFPTSGKVSVGGLVPWQNRKAYVSRIGVVFGQRTTLWWDLPVIESLELFQHIYKVPAERFRSNLKEFEDLLGLKEFMHTPVRSLSLGQRMRADLCAALLHDPEILFLDEPTIGLDILAKERIREFILHVNQQRETTVLLTTHDLSDVQTLCQRVMIIDHGHLLYDGDIPTLQKRFGGERELIVDFAETYPDVSIPGAKVGKWDHTRVTYTFKDIAASELIRRISERYSIVDLTVKEPDIEGTIRNIYQHDLLSAPV, encoded by the coding sequence ATGATTGAAGTCGAGAACCTCTCCAAACACTTCCACATTCGCAAGCACCACAAGGGGGCTTTTGCAGGCTGGAAGAATTTCTTCACCCGTGAATCCACCCTGCTCAGAGCCGTGGACGGGATCTCGTTCAGCATCCAGAGAGGGGAGACTGTGGGCTACCTCGGTCCCAATGGGGCAGGGAAATCCACCACCATCAAGATGCTTTCGGGACTCCTGTTCCCGACCTCAGGCAAGGTTTCCGTGGGCGGCCTGGTGCCCTGGCAGAACCGCAAAGCCTACGTGTCCAGAATCGGGGTGGTCTTCGGACAGCGCACCACCCTGTGGTGGGACCTCCCGGTGATTGAATCCCTGGAGCTCTTCCAGCACATCTATAAAGTGCCTGCAGAGCGCTTCAGGAGCAACCTGAAAGAATTTGAAGACCTGCTCGGCCTCAAAGAATTCATGCACACCCCGGTGCGTTCCCTGTCCCTGGGGCAGCGCATGCGTGCAGACCTGTGCGCGGCCCTGCTGCATGACCCTGAAATCCTCTTTCTGGATGAGCCGACCATCGGTCTGGACATCCTGGCCAAAGAACGCATCCGCGAATTCATCCTGCATGTGAACCAGCAGCGGGAAACCACCGTGCTGCTGACCACCCATGACCTTTCCGATGTGCAAACCCTGTGCCAGCGGGTGATGATCATCGACCACGGGCACCTGCTCTACGATGGGGACATCCCAACCCTGCAAAAACGTTTTGGGGGCGAGCGTGAACTGATCGTGGACTTTGCCGAAACCTACCCGGATGTCAGCATTCCCGGGGCAAAGGTAGGAAAGTGGGACCATACCCGGGTCACGTACACCTTCAAAGACATTGCTGCTTCAGAACTGATCCGCAGGATTTCAGAGCGGTACAGCATTGTGGACCTCACGGTGAAAGAACCGGACATCGAGGGGACCATCAGGAACATCTACCAGCACGATCTGCTCTCGGCTCCTGTATAG
- the lipB gene encoding lipoyl(octanoyl) transferase LipB: MSETFRVTDLGTLEYLKALDVQHEVHGKVAAREMEPTLLLVEHPAVLTLGRKAKEGENIIVPREFLAGQGISVHAIERGGDVTYHGPGQLVGYPIFPVGRRVRDFLRLLEGALIKTLARYGLEASGSPGYAGVWVGDEKVAAIGVAIQKHVAFHGFALNVSTNLDHFSYIIPCGIQDRGVTSLQKLLGREINMQEVKNFVAEDFRQTFQEYDFSFPEL; encoded by the coding sequence GTGAGTGAAACATTTCGCGTGACCGACCTGGGAACGCTCGAGTATTTGAAAGCCTTAGACGTCCAGCACGAGGTGCATGGCAAGGTGGCAGCAAGGGAGATGGAGCCCACGCTGCTGCTGGTCGAGCATCCCGCTGTGCTGACCCTGGGGCGCAAGGCCAAAGAGGGCGAGAACATCATTGTGCCCCGTGAATTTCTGGCAGGACAGGGCATCTCTGTGCATGCCATTGAACGGGGCGGAGACGTGACGTACCACGGACCCGGACAGCTGGTGGGCTACCCCATCTTCCCGGTGGGCCGCAGGGTCAGGGATTTCCTGAGGCTGCTGGAGGGGGCACTCATCAAGACACTCGCACGGTACGGGCTTGAAGCGAGTGGCTCTCCGGGGTACGCTGGCGTATGGGTCGGCGATGAGAAAGTTGCCGCCATTGGCGTGGCCATCCAGAAGCATGTCGCGTTCCATGGTTTCGCCCTGAATGTCAGCACGAACCTGGACCACTTCTCCTACATCATTCCGTGTGGCATTCAGGACAGGGGCGTCACCAGCCTGCAGAAACTGCTCGGGCGTGAAATCAATATGCAGGAAGTCAAGAACTTTGTCGCAGAAGACTTCCGGCAGACCTTTCAGGAGTACGATTTCTCGTTTCCTGAATTGTAA
- a CDS encoding ABC transporter permease, producing MTVFWEIMVRAYQRQITYRAAAIAGLTTNLFFGFIKAAMVVAFYQNTSSLSGMDEKAAVTYTVVTQALLGFLSIFGTFDLMRTIYRGEVATDLLKPISFFGLWMARDFGQSVAQLVLRGSVILLVYGLFMDMDFPSSLMQWVCTIVSLLLGWTVWFTVRFLVNLTAFWSPDARGIARLCYAVTMFLSGLLMPLRLYPEWVQEFAAWTPFPYVLNTPMEVYTGVISGMDLLPALALQVLWLVVLLLLTQVIWNQASRRLMVLGG from the coding sequence ATGACGGTTTTCTGGGAGATCATGGTCAGGGCGTATCAGCGGCAGATCACTTACCGGGCGGCGGCCATTGCGGGGCTCACCACCAATCTGTTTTTCGGGTTCATCAAGGCGGCGATGGTGGTGGCGTTCTACCAGAACACCTCCAGCCTGTCTGGGATGGATGAGAAGGCTGCGGTGACTTACACGGTGGTCACGCAGGCCTTGCTGGGTTTCCTGAGCATTTTCGGCACGTTTGACCTGATGCGCACGATTTACCGGGGGGAGGTGGCCACGGACCTCCTGAAACCCATTTCCTTTTTTGGGCTGTGGATGGCCCGGGATTTCGGGCAATCGGTGGCGCAACTGGTGCTCAGGGGCAGTGTGATCCTGCTGGTTTACGGGCTTTTCATGGACATGGATTTTCCTTCAAGCCTGATGCAGTGGGTCTGCACGATTGTGTCTCTGCTGCTGGGGTGGACGGTGTGGTTCACCGTGCGTTTTCTGGTGAACCTGACGGCTTTCTGGTCTCCTGATGCCAGAGGGATTGCCCGGCTCTGTTATGCGGTCACCATGTTCCTGTCCGGTCTGCTGATGCCCCTCAGGCTGTATCCGGAGTGGGTGCAGGAGTTCGCTGCCTGGACTCCCTTCCCGTACGTCCTGAACACACCGATGGAGGTGTACACCGGGGTGATTTCGGGAATGGACCTTCTTCCTGCTCTGGCCTTGCAGGTTTTATGGCTTGTGGTTCTGCTGCTCCTCACCCAGGTGATCTGGAATCAGGCCAGCAGACGCCTGATGGTTCTGGGAGGCTGA